In the genome of Gemmatimonadota bacterium, the window GTCGGGCCTCAGACCTCGCCCAGGTAGCGGTGCACGAACATCACGGCCATGGAGCCCTCGCCCACCGCGGACGCTACGCGCTTCACCGAGCCCGACCGCACGTCGCCCGCCGCGAACACGCCGGGCACGCTGGTCTCCAGCGGGAACGGCGCCCGTTCCGGGTAGCCGACC includes:
- a CDS encoding fused response regulator/thioredoxin-disulfide reductase, with translation VDATAMFIFIGAKPRTDWLDERIARDEHGFVMSGSDTEWSEAAAAVGYPERAPFPLETSVPGVFAAGDVRSGSVKRVASAVGEGSMAVMFVHRYLGEV